The DNA segment CTGGCCATTAAAACCAAGACCGCTAGTAGCAGCCAAAGTAACACCTGCCGTTACCGGTAAGCCTCTATCAATATTTCTAGTAATCGCGAGGTCGCCAAGATGTGGATGATCCCACTGATGGGTGTCAGCTCCATTTAACTGTGTAACCTGATTAGCAGCCACTGCTCCACGCGTAACTGTATTTGAATTTTGACCAAACGCTAATGAACCTACTGGAGCAGCATTATCCCAATTTGCGATGGTTATCGCATTGCCACCACCCGAAAAACCACTCTCGGAACTGGTGATGGAATAAGCACCACGCAGAACATTAGGAACAGGCGTACCTCCAGATGCAATAGTAAGCGCACCAAGTCCGGTAACAAAAGTAGCCTGGACTCCTCTCTCTATGATGTTAGATAGATTAGCACAATTTTGTGCATGAGTTGTAGGATTTCCTGGAGTATGTACCGCCAGCTTACCGTTCAAAGTTCCACCAGGAGCAGCGATAGGGAGAGCAGCAATGGGAATCACTTCCAAATGGCCTTCCTGCGCATTCTGTACACTTACTGTTCCACCAGGAGCAGTAAAGGTTGTCGCGCCACCCTTCCAGGGAATCCGGCAACTTGTTTCGTCAGAATTAAAGTTTACCCTTGGTTGACCGGAGGCGGAATCACGATCCATCCAAGCAACAATTTCATCAAGGGGTGACAGCATGATTTGAAAATCCAGCACGTCTTGTGAATCCACGCTATCACGAAGACGGAATTTAACCCAAATAGTATTAAGAGCGTCCGTGTTAGTAATGGTAAATGAAGTTTTAAAAGGATGGCCATTAGCATCATCCCTTACCGTGTAGTAAGGGAACAAAAGAACATCGCCAAGATCTTCGGAAAGCCATCCGCCTGTTGTGGCATCAACAGCAGCAGCAGATACCTGCGTAGAAATTCCAACGCCGGCGGACAGAGCAAACGCTACCGCAGTAACTAACTTTGAACGTACAAATCTATTCATAACTAAAAACTCCTCAATGTCGATGTAAAATGTTCAACTTAAATTGAAGGCTTATAAATTGAAGGCTTATAAAATCCACAAGTTTCGCTCTCAATAGCGAAACTTTTTGTTAAGCATAGCAAATCACTTATGGCAGCGCAATAAAAAATATAAATATTTTTCTACCTGTGGTGATACTGAGACACTGTAGCAAAAAAAAACTGCATAGGCAACCCATGACATAGAAGAAAATTTTCTAGATCAAACATTAAAATACTGCTGTTGTTGCTTTTATGCCCAAAAAAATCCTACCATGGCGAAACATTACCCTAAGCGCGAATTATATTTTATGATAATGATTTCATTACATCTGCCTAAAACTGCTGGTACCAGCCTCAGACAGGTTCTTGATCGGCGCTTTGGACCAAACTTGCTTGCGGACTACGGCGATCTACCCATTAATACACCCCGGCCAAAACGGGAACTCACAGCGTTAGCCAAGGGTGCGCGCC comes from the Gammaproteobacteria bacterium genome and includes:
- a CDS encoding exported hypothetical protein (Evidence 5 : Unknown function), with product MNRFVRSKLVTAVAFALSAGVGISTQVSAAAVDATTGGWLSEDLGDVLLFPYYTVRDDANGHPFKTSFTITNTDALNTIWVKFRLRDSVDSQDVLDFQIMLSPLDEIVAWMDRDSASGQPRVNFNSDETSCRIPWKGGATTFTAPGGTVSVQNAQEGHLEVIPIAALPIAAPGGTLNGKLAVHTPGNPTTHAQNCANLSNIIERGVQATFVTGLGALTIASGGTPVPNVLRGAYSITSSESGFSGGGNAITIANWDNAAPVGSLAFGQNSNTVTRGAVAANQVTQLNGADTHQWDHPHLGDLAITRNIDRGLPVTAGVTLAATSGLGFNGQMNNWSTNPANGVGIDWVITYFTKYLYRDANGFYGQSSPYNWPAPSYAVATQQKAAVAGDRTVMPYDPSNNAVTGAGISPWTKAVGIASGNNGGRCIEASISILDREEGFGGGGVSPGVGTVLCKESNVIAFRTSQDPRPVLRTTPDAVIDATTTNAGMNYGWAKVNVNPSDVGPANPPGLGVAVGGFSYTLRDLGDPTLAFSAITPNSNMDRP